A portion of the Salvelinus sp. IW2-2015 unplaced genomic scaffold, ASM291031v2 Un_scaffold1173, whole genome shotgun sequence genome contains these proteins:
- the LOC139024195 gene encoding E3 ubiquitin-protein ligase UBR4-like, with protein MNLMTLTKLLPDKQSKEYAVYRSPLLFWGLVELIYDMFKIVLLPDKQSKEYAVYRSPLLFWGLVELIYDMFKKVSTSNTEGGWSFSLAEYVRHNDTPMYKALERVLEAYQEELMPARRRSXPLPARPVELCALMPDLPGPCPTRWSC; from the exons ATGAACCTCATGACCTTGACTAAATT actCCCAGATAAACAGTCCAAGGAGTATGCAGTgtaccgctctcctctcctcttctggggCCTTGTGGAACTCATCTATGACATGTTCAAG ATTGTTCT actCCCAGATAAACAGTCCAAGGAGTATGCAGTgtaccgctctcctctcctcttctggggCCTTGTGGAACTCATCTATGACATGTTCAAG AAAGTGTCCACCAGCAACACAGAGGGAGGCTGGTCCTTCTCGCTGGCAGAGTACGTGCGCCACAATGACACGCCCATGTACAAGGCCTTGGAGCGCGTACTCGAGGCCTACCAGGAAGAGCTGATGCCTGCTCGTCGTAGGTCAGR ACCTCTTCCTGCAAGACCTGTTGAACTCTGTGCCCTGATGCCAGACCTCCCTGGACCCTGTCCCACACGTTGGTCCTGCTAA